In Marinitoga sp. 1197, a single window of DNA contains:
- a CDS encoding stage V sporulation protein S, with product MEVLKVGHSSSPNKVAGAIAGVLSKTDEVEIQAIGAGAVNQAVKAIAIARRFVETRGKRIFVVPGFVEVTVGEEKRTGIKFRVFAEITEEETEA from the coding sequence ATGGAAGTTTTAAAAGTTGGTCATTCTTCGTCACCAAACAAAGTAGCTGGAGCTATAGCAGGAGTTTTAAGTAAAACAGATGAAGTTGAAATTCAGGCAATTGGGGCGGGAGCTGTTAATCAAGCGGTTAAAGCTATTGCCATTGCAAGAAGATTTGTTGAAACAAGAGGAAAAAGGATTTTTGTAGTTCCTGGTTTTGTTGAGGTAACCGTTGGGGAAGAAAAAAGAACGGGAATTAAATTTAGGGTATTTGCAGAAATTACCGAAGAAGAAACAGAAGCTTAA
- a CDS encoding DUF1385 domain-containing protein produces MEKKKMPKYVGGQAVIEGVMMKGINTVVAVRRPDGKIQVKKLKEGSFGVWEKIPFIRGFFVLLKAMIIGMEALSYSANVSGEEEITKKDMIISIILAFLFAIGGFGVGPMFVTKLFNIQNEFWFSFIEGFVRAVFVILYIWVISLFKDVKRVFEYHGAEHKTVYNYEDGKDLNVNNAKNYTTLHPRCGTSFLIITVFASIIVFSITGALGYTTLWEKVITRIILLPLVAGFAYEFQRFTAKIIDTWIGKILAWPGLALQKITTSEPDENQLEVAIISLKYALKDDFDGEEIVEV; encoded by the coding sequence ATGGAGAAAAAGAAAATGCCTAAATATGTTGGGGGTCAAGCTGTTATAGAAGGCGTAATGATGAAAGGAATAAACACCGTTGTTGCTGTAAGGAGACCTGATGGTAAAATACAGGTGAAAAAATTAAAAGAGGGTTCTTTTGGTGTATGGGAAAAAATACCCTTCATCAGAGGATTTTTTGTTCTTTTAAAAGCCATGATTATTGGAATGGAGGCGCTATCTTATTCTGCAAATGTATCTGGTGAAGAAGAAATAACGAAAAAAGATATGATTATTTCAATTATACTTGCTTTTTTATTTGCTATTGGTGGTTTTGGTGTTGGACCGATGTTTGTAACCAAGTTGTTTAATATACAAAATGAATTCTGGTTTTCTTTTATAGAAGGGTTTGTTAGAGCTGTATTTGTAATATTATATATATGGGTAATATCGTTATTTAAAGATGTCAAAAGAGTGTTTGAATACCATGGTGCAGAACATAAAACAGTGTATAATTATGAAGATGGTAAAGATTTAAATGTTAATAATGCAAAAAATTATACAACATTGCATCCAAGATGTGGAACCAGTTTTTTGATTATAACAGTTTTTGCTTCAATTATAGTTTTTTCTATAACTGGTGCATTAGGATATACGACATTATGGGAAAAAGTTATAACAAGAATTATACTACTTCCGTTAGTAGCGGGATTTGCATATGAATTTCAGAGATTTACAGCTAAAATTATAGATACGTGGATAGGAAAAATTTTGGCCTGGCCAGGATTAGCATTACAAAAAATCACAACATCTGAGCCAGATGAAAATCAGCTTGAAGTTGCTATTATTTCATTAAAATATGCATTAAAAGATGATTTTGATGGTGAAGAAATTGTTGAAGTTTAA
- the rpsO gene encoding 30S ribosomal protein S15 codes for MSRGLDPEIKNKVIEEFKINEKDTGSVEVQIALLTARIRHLTEHLKIHSKDFHSRRGLMKMVGKRRKMLKYLKKERPEVYKELISKLGIRG; via the coding sequence ATGTCAAGAGGATTGGATCCAGAAATTAAAAACAAGGTAATTGAAGAATTTAAAATCAACGAAAAAGACACAGGTTCAGTGGAAGTTCAAATTGCGTTATTAACAGCAAGAATCAGACATTTAACAGAACACTTAAAGATTCACTCAAAAGATTTTCATTCCAGAAGAGGATTAATGAAAATGGTTGGTAAAAGAAGAAAGATGTTAAAATATTTAAAGAAAGAAAGACCAGAAGTTTATAAAGAATTAATTTCAAAGTTAGGAATTAGAGGATAA
- a CDS encoding RnfABCDGE type electron transport complex subunit D → MKKPFFLKQVMMRRVLYSLIPIYLFALYFYGIRLIFLSIVVFSGGILTEYIMEKRVKKNVSEAVLVTSLLFVLSLPPLTPWWVALIGIIFGVLFGKEVFGGFGRNPFNPAIVGRLFIYITFPNIMTLSWMVPGKFGIDVITTATPLKLMRESNEAFDIVKMFFGFRAGSMGESFIFLILLGAIYLIYTKTASWRIMLSTFLTSFILIYAFYFSGIVNYPLQYLMSGSLIFVIVFMATDPISAPKKQISHWYYGIIIGVVAVLIRTFSLFPEGTSFAVLFANTFAPLIDELVSLKKKVKI, encoded by the coding sequence GTGAAAAAACCGTTTTTTCTTAAGCAGGTAATGATGAGACGTGTTCTGTATTCTTTAATTCCCATATATTTATTTGCTCTTTACTTCTACGGGATAAGACTTATTTTTTTAAGTATAGTAGTTTTTTCAGGTGGGATTTTAACAGAATACATTATGGAAAAAAGAGTTAAAAAAAACGTTTCTGAAGCAGTTTTGGTAACTTCGCTATTGTTTGTCCTGTCTTTACCTCCGTTAACACCATGGTGGGTTGCTTTAATAGGAATAATCTTTGGTGTTTTATTTGGTAAGGAAGTATTTGGAGGGTTTGGAAGAAATCCATTTAATCCCGCTATTGTAGGAAGATTATTTATATATATAACCTTCCCTAATATTATGACTTTAAGCTGGATGGTTCCGGGAAAATTTGGTATTGATGTTATAACAACAGCAACACCTTTAAAATTAATGCGAGAATCAAATGAAGCTTTTGATATTGTAAAAATGTTTTTTGGATTTAGAGCAGGGTCAATGGGAGAAAGTTTCATATTCTTAATTTTATTGGGTGCAATTTATCTTATCTACACCAAAACTGCCAGTTGGAGAATAATGCTTTCTACCTTTTTAACTTCATTTATACTAATATATGCATTCTATTTTTCAGGAATAGTTAATTATCCACTTCAGTATTTGATGTCTGGAAGCCTTATTTTTGTTATAGTATTTATGGCTACCGATCCAATTAGTGCGCCAAAAAAGCAAATATCCCATTGGTATTATGGGATAATAATTGGAGTAGTGGCTGTACTTATAAGAACCTTTTCTCTCTTTCCAGAAGGTACAAGTTTTGCTGTATTATTTGCCAATACTTTTGCGCCTTTAATTGATGAACTTGTATCTTTAAAAAAGAAGGTGAAAATATGA
- a CDS encoding FMN-binding protein, producing MKDNKLYVVIFTFLISFILVFILALANEMTKEKVKINEELYLRKAVLSAMGIEYKNDIEAYKLFDEKIKIEKIKDIDVYKSNVNGEDVYAVIFVGNGLWSTIRGVLAVDRNISKIIGIDFITQSETPGLGGRIEESWFKEQFKFEKIIDGKIKMIVGGSGKGDFNHDNGEVEAITGATRTSESVLNMINSYLNILKNLLGGELG from the coding sequence ATGAAAGACAACAAATTATATGTTGTTATTTTCACATTTTTAATTTCATTTATCCTTGTTTTCATACTTGCTCTTGCAAATGAAATGACAAAAGAAAAAGTAAAAATCAATGAAGAGCTTTATTTGAGGAAAGCTGTGTTATCAGCGATGGGAATAGAATATAAAAATGATATCGAAGCGTATAAGTTGTTTGATGAAAAAATAAAAATAGAAAAAATCAAAGATATAGATGTATATAAAAGTAATGTAAATGGTGAAGATGTATATGCTGTAATTTTTGTTGGAAATGGATTATGGAGTACAATAAGGGGAGTATTGGCAGTTGACAGAAACATTTCTAAAATTATCGGTATTGATTTTATTACTCAGAGTGAAACACCTGGACTCGGAGGAAGAATAGAAGAGAGTTGGTTTAAAGAACAGTTTAAATTCGAAAAAATTATAGATGGAAAAATAAAAATGATTGTTGGCGGTTCAGGTAAAGGTGATTTTAATCATGATAATGGCGAAGTTGAAGCTATCACCGGTGCAACAAGAACTTCTGAATCTGTACTTAATATGATAAATTCATATTTAAACATATTAAAAAACCTCTTAGGAGGTGAGTTGGGATGA
- a CDS encoding NADH:ubiquinone reductase (Na(+)-transporting) subunit D, with product MSEYKKIMKDNIWYNNPVFIQILGICSALAVTNNLINTLIMTIAVSLVTAFSSFTVSTIKSLIPRKVRMIIQTLIISFYVIIVDIILRAYMPGISKALGPYVGLIITNCIIMGRAEGFAQSNKPIISFWDGFTSGIGYLVVLIAVAFFRELLGFGTLFGYRVLPEGFISWTIMLMAPSAFFMLAIFIWIAKGYMLRKEAK from the coding sequence ATGAGTGAATACAAAAAAATAATGAAGGATAATATCTGGTATAATAATCCTGTTTTTATTCAGATTTTAGGCATATGTTCTGCTCTGGCGGTTACAAATAATTTAATAAATACATTGATTATGACGATAGCAGTAAGTCTGGTTACGGCATTTTCAAGTTTTACCGTTTCAACAATTAAAAGTTTAATCCCAAGAAAGGTTAGAATGATAATTCAAACACTTATAATTTCTTTCTATGTTATTATAGTGGATATCATATTAAGAGCATATATGCCAGGTATTAGTAAAGCACTTGGACCCTATGTGGGGTTGATTATTACAAATTGTATAATTATGGGTCGTGCAGAAGGATTTGCTCAATCAAATAAACCTATTATTTCATTCTGGGATGGTTTTACATCAGGAATAGGATATCTTGTTGTATTGATAGCAGTGGCTTTTTTCAGAGAATTACTTGGATTTGGAACATTATTTGGTTATAGAGTTTTACCTGAAGGTTTTATTTCATGGACAATAATGTTAATGGCACCAAGTGCATTCTTTATGCTTGCGATATTCATATGGATAGCAAAAGGTTATATGTTGAGAAAGGAGGCTAAATAA
- a CDS encoding NADH:ubiquinone reductase (Na(+)-transporting) subunit E, which yields MAPQISPFILFFASIFTSNILLANFLGMCSFISVSKDITSSNGLGMAVTLVMTITTALNWIVYNKIIIPFGLEYLRYIVFIIVIAAVVQILEMLIDRISPNLYMSLGIFLPLITVNCAILGVSLFMQLRYYTLIQSVFYGLGSGLGWWLAIMALAAIRKKVDKSPNVPPALKGPGITLIIIGIMAMAFIGFSGMLNVQ from the coding sequence ATGGCTCCACAAATCAGCCCGTTCATATTATTTTTCGCTTCAATATTTACCAGTAATATTCTTCTTGCGAATTTTTTAGGAATGTGCTCATTTATATCTGTTTCAAAAGATATAACTTCATCAAATGGATTAGGTATGGCTGTAACTCTTGTTATGACCATAACCACAGCATTAAATTGGATAGTATATAATAAAATAATAATACCTTTTGGACTGGAATATTTAAGATATATTGTCTTTATAATAGTTATTGCTGCGGTTGTTCAAATTCTAGAAATGTTGATAGATAGAATTTCTCCAAATTTATATATGAGTCTTGGTATATTTTTGCCTTTGATAACGGTAAATTGTGCAATATTAGGAGTTTCATTATTTATGCAATTAAGATATTACACATTAATCCAATCTGTATTTTATGGTCTTGGTTCCGGGCTTGGATGGTGGCTTGCTATTATGGCGTTAGCAGCCATTAGAAAAAAAGTTGATAAAAGTCCAAATGTACCACCAGCATTAAAAGGACCTGGAATAACTTTAATTATTATAGGTATTATGGCAATGGCATTTATAGGTTTTTCAGGAATGCTCAATGTACAGTGA
- a CDS encoding NADH:ubiquinone reductase (Na(+)-transporting) subunit F: protein MNILLAPLIVSIISGLLAAVITIIDGIVNNYGDIKININGKKDVIVKGGASLLTTLSETGIFVPSACGGRGSCGACKVKVLSDIGPHLPTETPLLTPEEIKENIRLSCQVKLKKDIEIWLPEELFNVKKYKTTVEKIKDVTHDIKEVKFKLLEPAEINFKAGQYMQIVIPPYEKIKEDTQRAYSISSVPSEKDSVEFLIRLVPGGIATTYVHNYLKEGDELELIGPFGEFYLRNTNADVIGVAGGSGMAPLKSIILDMFEKNITDRNVWFFFGARSLRDLYYVEIFKELEKKWPKFHFVPALSEPLPEDNWEGETGFITDVLDKYIKEKMDPSTPKEGYLCGSPGMINACVNVLTKNGISEEKIYYDKFA, encoded by the coding sequence ATGAATATATTATTAGCACCTTTAATAGTTTCTATTATCAGTGGATTGTTGGCGGCTGTTATAACTATTATAGATGGAATTGTAAACAATTATGGAGATATAAAAATAAATATTAATGGGAAGAAAGATGTTATAGTAAAAGGCGGCGCGTCATTATTAACAACTTTATCAGAAACAGGTATCTTTGTTCCTTCAGCCTGTGGTGGAAGAGGAAGTTGTGGTGCATGTAAGGTAAAAGTGTTATCTGATATTGGACCTCATTTGCCTACTGAAACACCATTGCTTACACCCGAAGAAATAAAGGAAAACATAAGATTATCCTGTCAGGTAAAACTAAAAAAAGATATAGAAATATGGCTTCCAGAAGAATTGTTCAATGTAAAAAAATATAAAACAACTGTAGAAAAAATAAAAGATGTCACACACGATATCAAGGAAGTGAAATTCAAATTGTTAGAACCTGCAGAAATAAACTTTAAAGCAGGGCAATATATGCAAATAGTAATTCCGCCTTATGAAAAAATAAAAGAGGATACACAGAGAGCATATTCCATATCATCTGTTCCTTCAGAAAAAGATAGTGTTGAATTTTTAATCAGACTTGTTCCTGGAGGAATTGCAACAACATATGTACATAACTATTTAAAAGAAGGAGACGAACTCGAATTAATTGGACCTTTTGGGGAATTTTATTTACGGAATACAAATGCTGATGTAATAGGGGTGGCCGGTGGATCTGGTATGGCGCCATTAAAATCCATAATACTTGACATGTTTGAAAAAAATATAACAGACAGAAATGTATGGTTCTTCTTTGGGGCTCGTTCTTTAAGAGATTTATACTATGTTGAAATATTTAAAGAACTTGAAAAAAAATGGCCTAAATTTCACTTTGTTCCGGCATTATCAGAGCCATTACCTGAAGATAATTGGGAAGGAGAAACAGGTTTTATTACTGATGTTTTAGATAAATACATAAAAGAAAAAATGGATCCATCAACTCCAAAAGAAGGATATTTGTGTGGTAGTCCGGGGATGATAAACGCATGTGTTAATGTATTGACAAAAAATGGAATTTCTGAAGAAAAAATTTATTATGACAAATTTGCATAA
- a CDS encoding NAD(P)/FAD-dependent oxidoreductase: MYDVTIIGAGVVGAAIARELSRYNLKILILEKSDDVSNGASKANSGIVHGGYASKHGTLKARLCFEGNRMYKQLNDELNFGYKKTGALVLGFNREDEFNINNLYENALKNGVKEEEIDIIYKEKILELEPNVSPDVKIALYAKDVGITSPYEMTIALVENAIKNGIELKLENEVISIGEFSDYYNIITNNSSYKTKYIINAAGVYSDRISYMLGILNFYIKPRKGQYIIFHKGYGNIIDRVIFQTPTKKGKGILVTPTFHGNLMIGPNADENSDKDDTSTDIETLKYIIKTAKKSVPDIDLRKVLTSFSGIRPTPSTGDFIIEESKERFINVAGIESPGLTSSPAIAKMVVNILKKSGLKLIKKSDFDPYRPPIIIKKNLTYKEVNKMLNLNNNDQIICRCEMVSKKEIIDALTREIPIKSIDAVKKRTRATMGFCQGEFCIPRIKKVISEVLNIPENKIPEKSKGSGIIPKKVNLNYFKNLGIKEN; the protein is encoded by the coding sequence ATGTATGATGTCACAATTATTGGTGCTGGTGTTGTTGGTGCAGCAATAGCCAGAGAATTATCAAGATATAATCTTAAAATTTTAATTCTTGAAAAATCTGATGATGTAAGTAATGGGGCATCAAAAGCTAACAGCGGTATTGTTCACGGAGGATATGCTTCTAAACATGGAACGCTAAAAGCAAGATTATGTTTTGAAGGCAATAGAATGTATAAACAATTAAATGACGAATTAAATTTTGGTTATAAAAAAACTGGTGCATTGGTGCTTGGTTTCAATAGAGAAGACGAGTTTAACATAAATAACTTATATGAAAACGCCTTAAAAAACGGTGTAAAAGAGGAAGAAATTGATATAATATATAAAGAAAAAATTTTAGAATTAGAACCAAATGTAAGTCCAGATGTAAAAATTGCGTTATATGCTAAAGATGTAGGAATAACCTCACCATATGAAATGACTATAGCATTGGTAGAAAATGCTATAAAAAATGGTATAGAATTAAAACTTGAAAATGAAGTTATAAGTATAGGAGAATTCAGTGATTACTATAATATAATAACAAACAACTCATCATATAAAACAAAATATATAATTAACGCTGCAGGTGTATATAGCGATAGAATTTCATATATGTTGGGAATACTAAATTTTTATATAAAACCAAGGAAAGGGCAATATATTATATTTCATAAAGGTTATGGTAATATAATTGATAGAGTAATATTTCAAACTCCAACAAAAAAAGGTAAAGGTATTTTAGTTACGCCTACTTTTCATGGAAATTTAATGATAGGGCCAAATGCAGATGAAAATAGCGATAAGGATGATACATCTACAGATATAGAAACATTAAAATATATAATAAAAACTGCAAAAAAATCTGTTCCTGATATTGATTTAAGAAAGGTATTAACTTCTTTTTCTGGAATACGGCCAACACCATCAACAGGAGATTTTATAATTGAAGAATCAAAAGAACGATTTATTAATGTTGCTGGTATAGAGTCGCCGGGATTAACCTCATCACCGGCAATTGCGAAAATGGTTGTAAACATACTAAAAAAATCCGGCTTAAAATTGATTAAAAAAAGCGATTTTGACCCTTACAGACCACCAATAATCATTAAAAAAAATTTGACCTATAAAGAAGTAAATAAAATGCTAAACTTAAATAATAATGATCAAATAATATGCAGATGTGAAATGGTTAGTAAAAAAGAAATTATAGATGCTCTAACAAGAGAAATTCCTATAAAGTCCATAGATGCTGTAAAAAAACGAACAAGAGCAACTATGGGATTTTGTCAGGGTGAATTTTGCATACCAAGAATAAAAAAGGTTATTTCAGAAGTACTGAATATTCCAGAAAATAAAATACCAGAAAAAAGCAAAGGTTCTGGAATTATACCAAAAAAAGTAAATTTAAATTACTTCAAGAATCTTGGAATTAAAGAAAATTAA
- a CDS encoding Hsp20/alpha crystallin family protein has protein sequence MSEIKRYERGNFFEPFETLKREIERLFDDFGTLDMFENPKAFAMPSLDIYETEKDIVIEADVPGYDKKDINIRLDDDILTISAEKKDNKEEKGRNYIKRERYFGKFERSIRLPDYIDFEKIKAKFKDGVLKIEIPKLAEKVKKFKQINID, from the coding sequence ATGAGTGAAATCAAAAGATATGAAAGAGGTAACTTTTTTGAACCATTTGAAACATTGAAAAGGGAAATTGAAAGATTATTCGATGATTTTGGTACTTTAGATATGTTTGAAAATCCAAAAGCTTTTGCAATGCCATCTCTTGATATTTATGAAACAGAAAAAGATATAGTCATTGAAGCTGATGTTCCAGGTTATGATAAAAAAGATATAAACATTAGATTAGATGATGACATATTGACTATATCAGCCGAGAAAAAAGATAATAAAGAAGAAAAAGGTAGAAATTACATAAAACGAGAAAGATATTTTGGAAAATTCGAAAGATCTATTAGACTACCAGATTATATAGACTTTGAAAAGATTAAAGCTAAATTTAAAGATGGCGTTTTAAAGATAGAGATACCCAAACTTGCAGAAAAGGTTAAAAAATTCAAACAAATCAATATAGACTAA
- a CDS encoding Crp/Fnr family transcriptional regulator encodes MNKFIIEKIASFDEDINKYSKILNIKKNEILHSPHEKLQQMSIVLEGLLRVVKFTSEGNEQVLKYIKKDESFGEGLIFSGENYPSFIIAEQDSKIFEISSKGVLNLFKKNEDFLVLYLNEISRKLMNLSNIIDILIIKSIKERIIKYFSLLHKQQKTEIIYFKSKQKIASDIGSVREVVSKKIKELINEGIIEEIDKNHIKLLNLKLFE; translated from the coding sequence GTGAATAAATTTATAATAGAAAAAATTGCATCATTCGATGAAGATATAAATAAATATAGTAAAATATTAAATATTAAAAAAAATGAAATCCTGCATTCGCCACATGAAAAACTGCAACAGATGAGTATAGTATTGGAAGGACTCTTAAGAGTGGTAAAATTCACTTCAGAAGGAAATGAACAGGTTCTGAAATATATAAAAAAAGACGAAAGTTTTGGTGAAGGATTAATCTTTTCTGGAGAAAATTATCCATCATTCATTATTGCTGAACAGGATTCTAAGATTTTCGAAATATCAAGCAAAGGTGTTTTAAACTTATTTAAAAAGAATGAAGATTTCCTTGTTTTATATTTAAATGAAATTTCAAGAAAATTAATGAATTTATCCAACATAATAGATATCCTCATAATAAAATCTATTAAAGAAAGAATTATAAAGTATTTTTCATTATTACATAAACAACAAAAAACTGAAATTATTTACTTTAAATCAAAGCAGAAAATAGCAAGTGATATTGGAAGCGTTAGAGAAGTAGTTTCAAAAAAAATAAAAGAACTGATAAATGAAGGTATAATTGAAGAAATAGATAAAAATCATATTAAATTATTAAATCTAAAATTATTTGAATAA
- a CDS encoding DMT family transporter, producing MFKAYFLLILVTFIWGSTFPLVKMTVGSDDVYIYLTLRFAIASFLSFLIWKKQNFKYGMIIGLFIALGFITQTIGLTLTTASKSGFITSLYIIMVPFFSYIVEKEKAHINHIIALPIAIVGSYLLSGGIKGFNLGDFLTVICAVAFALSMVYITKFSKIEEETALLGYQFLTVALLNGMLSFTKPINITLPMIGVALFTAVLATIFATLIQLKYQKVVSTNTTAFIFVGEPIFAMLSAYIFLSERMTTQQIIGAIILLSALIIASVRFGINEIREM from the coding sequence GTGTTTAAGGCATATTTTTTATTGATCCTGGTAACATTTATATGGGGAAGCACATTTCCTTTAGTGAAGATGACAGTTGGAAGTGATGATGTATATATATATCTAACTTTGAGATTTGCTATAGCTTCTTTTTTATCTTTTTTAATATGGAAAAAACAAAATTTTAAATATGGAATGATTATAGGACTATTTATTGCATTAGGTTTTATAACCCAGACAATAGGATTAACTTTGACAACAGCATCTAAAAGTGGATTTATAACGTCATTATATATAATAATGGTTCCTTTTTTTTCATATATAGTAGAAAAAGAAAAAGCGCATATAAATCATATAATAGCTTTGCCTATTGCAATTGTAGGATCTTATTTGTTATCTGGAGGAATAAAAGGATTTAATCTCGGAGATTTTTTAACAGTAATTTGTGCAGTAGCTTTTGCCTTATCCATGGTATATATAACAAAGTTTTCTAAAATTGAAGAAGAAACAGCATTATTGGGATATCAATTTTTGACCGTAGCATTATTAAATGGAATGCTATCATTTACTAAGCCGATAAATATTACTTTACCTATGATTGGAGTTGCTTTGTTTACTGCTGTTTTAGCTACAATTTTTGCAACATTAATTCAATTAAAATATCAAAAGGTTGTTTCAACCAATACTACAGCATTTATCTTTGTGGGAGAGCCTATATTTGCTATGTTATCAGCATATATATTTTTAAGTGAAAGAATGACAACTCAACAAATAATAGGAGCGATTATATTGTTGTCTGCGTTGATAATAGCATCTGTTAGATTTGGTATTAATGAAATAAGGGAAATGTAG
- a CDS encoding NUDIX domain-containing protein yields the protein MNNIKEFFNFLNLNFDTKRLLKNEKQKIAVMCYAKNQFNEILMLERFKEPFSGKLVPPGGKVKDNEPIIDAIKREFFEETGFKLNNLKLKIFTSEEGPEYYNWILFIFLANIKLENPEKKELKKCNEGILKWVNKDNLLKENLTEIDKKIIPYLYEKHGIFFIEINYDNNKKAKILNIEQI from the coding sequence ATGAATAATATTAAAGAGTTTTTCAATTTTCTCAATTTAAATTTTGATACTAAAAGACTTTTAAAAAACGAAAAACAAAAAATAGCTGTAATGTGTTATGCAAAAAATCAATTTAATGAAATTCTAATGCTCGAAAGATTCAAAGAACCTTTTTCAGGAAAACTTGTTCCACCTGGTGGAAAGGTTAAAGATAATGAACCAATAATAGATGCAATAAAAAGAGAATTTTTTGAAGAAACAGGATTTAAACTAAATAATTTGAAATTAAAGATTTTTACATCAGAAGAAGGACCAGAATATTATAACTGGATTTTATTTATTTTTTTAGCAAATATTAAATTAGAAAATCCCGAAAAAAAAGAATTGAAAAAGTGTAATGAAGGGATTTTAAAATGGGTAAATAAAGATAATCTACTAAAAGAAAACCTTACTGAAATCGATAAAAAAATTATCCCATACTTATACGAAAAGCACGGGATATTCTTTATCGAAATAAATTACGATAATAATAAAAAGGCTAAAATACTAAACATCGAACAAATTTAA
- the rpmG gene encoding 50S ribosomal protein L33, whose translation MAAKSPVLTVSLKCTECNRRNYYKQRKRTSKKKLEFRKYCPHCNKHTLHVESKI comes from the coding sequence ATGGCAGCAAAAAGTCCTGTTTTAACCGTATCATTAAAATGCACCGAATGTAATAGAAGAAATTATTACAAACAAAGAAAAAGAACCTCTAAGAAAAAATTAGAATTTAGAAAATATTGTCCTCATTGTAATAAGCATACTTTACATGTTGAATCAAAAATATAA
- the secE gene encoding preprotein translocase subunit SecE, which produces MSKFWLFLSSVMQEARKVKWPNRKEAVNSTLIVLVILIFVSLYLFIADYGLLNLFSKVVYPLIGIKSGLGTGATQ; this is translated from the coding sequence ATGTCGAAATTTTGGTTATTTTTAAGTTCAGTTATGCAAGAAGCTAGAAAGGTTAAATGGCCAAATAGGAAAGAAGCTGTAAATTCAACGTTAATAGTACTGGTAATATTGATTTTTGTATCATTATATTTATTTATAGCTGATTATGGATTATTAAATCTATTTTCCAAAGTTGTTTATCCTTTGATAGGTATTAAAAGTGGATTGGGAACTGGCGCTACTCAATGA